From the genome of Bdellovibrionota bacterium, one region includes:
- a CDS encoding DUF6503 family protein: protein MTASIRQVVLGLIALTVVDSSPSHTVDAIVRAHGGREAFYTLRDVQYRLSVRDIATKQTMESLERYLFDKERSYAKYEKEDREEFFDGRTAQVLINGKKIEDRKKIHRAGIMRKRNYFLFSLPFKLLDHGVRYKNVGSRVVQERKYDVMDISFSGAAGEKADRLRLYLDPKSKRIDQFIFTNVAENGNESFLMKCDWEEINGVWLATLRRYARSDWEGNLRGEWIADEKLDRIQFWNGFHPSDFVPR from the coding sequence ATGACAGCTTCAATCCGTCAGGTCGTACTAGGTTTGATTGCGCTCACCGTCGTTGATTCATCCCCTTCGCACACCGTGGATGCGATCGTTAGAGCCCATGGAGGGCGCGAGGCGTTTTACACGCTGCGCGACGTTCAATACCGTTTGTCGGTTCGCGATATTGCGACGAAACAAACGATGGAGTCGCTGGAACGCTATCTTTTCGACAAAGAGAGGTCCTACGCGAAATACGAGAAAGAGGACCGGGAAGAATTCTTCGACGGTCGCACGGCTCAAGTCCTTATCAATGGTAAGAAGATCGAGGACCGAAAGAAAATCCATCGTGCCGGAATCATGCGGAAGAGAAATTACTTTCTCTTCTCTCTTCCCTTCAAGCTCCTCGACCACGGTGTGCGGTACAAAAATGTAGGATCGCGCGTCGTGCAAGAGAGGAAATACGATGTCATGGATATTTCATTTTCCGGCGCGGCCGGCGAAAAAGCCGATCGGTTGCGTTTGTATCTGGATCCGAAATCAAAACGAATCGACCAATTTATTTTCACCAACGTCGCGGAAAACGGGAACGAATCCTTCCTCATGAAGTGTGACTGGGAGGAGATCAACGGTGTCTGGCTGGCAACCCTGCGGCGTTATGCGCGCTCCGATTGGGAAGGAAACCTGCGAGGGGAATGGATTGCCGACGAGAAACTCGATCGAATTCAATTTTGGAACGGCTTTCATCCCTCGGATTTTGTACCTCGATAG